The region GAAATCGCTTGCAAATGGAGTGAATTCGCCATCGCCACCTCCTTCAGTGGATCACTACGATGAACTAGATCTCAGACTTGCTACGAGCCCTCCGCAGCCCTCAGTCTCGCCAGTCATCCCCATCATGTCGATGTTTCCTCAGTTCAACCCTGATGCGCCACTCAACCAGCAACAGTACAACGACAGAATTTCGAACAACTTTTCACGGCCCCGTCCTAGACCTGCTGGACTCAAGCTTAATATTACTCCGGCTCCGGAGATTGACCGAGTACTTGGGCCCAAGACGGTGCCAGCTGACGTCCACAATTTCCCGCCGAGCATGCATTCTCCAGTCGAGATCCAATACTCGTCCCTTGAGCAACTCAAGACACTCTGGGAGGCTGCAAATGGGCAAAGAGCCGATAATCTTCTGAAGGCTTACACTCTTCGAATGGAACGGTAGGGCTAAATGCTCTTCGATCTTCTGTCGGTATGTTTGTTGCTAACTATGTTCAATATAACAGCATCGATCCCGCAACATTCGTCTTTGGCGACCCGAAGTCACCATTTTATACCATGCAAACATACTCTACAAACGAAATCTCCATGACAAGGGGAAATCCCTCCATCTCTAACAGCAACATTCCCATTATGATGTTGCAGCTCGAGGACCGGCGTCGCCGTGAACCCCCAAATGACGGACTCGTCTCGCACCTCTTTTCAAGGCTCGCCGCCATGCTTGCAATTGACCAGGCAACCGAGCTGTCCAGACAACATCAATTAGCTCCTCCCGACGctgctgaggttgaagcCAATGCGCTCAAGCGTGCAGCTGCATTAGAATCGTGCAAGCTCTCGTGGAACGCAATAAAACGTATATATGAGCTACGACACCCGTCGTTGCAACAGAACATTGGCGCCTTACATATCAGCGTCTCGACGCCCACAACTACAAACACGGGTGATAGGCAAATCCAAAGCCGAGAACTAGGGCAGTCTCGAGCGCCAACGATCCTCGTCACAGTCCCTCTTCCTAAGAACTCAGTCGATGTAGCTGCAGTGGCATCACCACGCACATCTACTCTTCCGCTGTCAGGATCCGAATCAGAATCAGACGAGCCTCTCGCCTCTCTCGACCTACGCACAATGACGCTCTCAGTCTCTGCTGTCACTATAAACAATACCATTCCCTCTCTATACGCCATTGACTCTGTTGTTGCGGCTATACTCGCCGTAGCGGTTTCGGATGTCTCTACCAATCCAGTGCTAGCTGATATGGCTTTCTACAATCTCGCGAGGGCACAGAAAGAGACAGAGATGCAACCACCGCAACCACCGCAACCTGCACATACCAATAGGCCCAGACTTTTCGCAACGCTCGCCGAGCGTGACGATACTGATAACGATAATAATGATACCCCCTCTGTcccccttcctcctcggagCCAAACTCTACTACAAACTCCACCGAGATCCAGAATCCACCGCAAATGGTTTCCCTCCTTATCCTCCCTCCGTTCAAGTATTGCCATTTCCCGCCGTCGAAGAGCAAAAGCCAAAGCAGATTCGCTCACCCCGGCCGCCGAGGAAATCGATTTAGAGAAGTATGGGATCAACACGTCCTCATCGATGTCAATGAAAAAGGAGACTACGAAGGGAAGGAAGggcacagaagaagaactaCCAGGCCTAGCGCGAGGCATACTCAGGCTGATGTCTTGGGGCTTCAAGCTCATGTTCTGGGGGGTAAAGGTGGCACTTAATATTTTAGGGTGGATGTTGGGGTTTGTGATTAGGCGTGTTACGGGCGCCTAAGTTATGGTATGGCGATACTTGGCCTCGTTCTGAGTCAGGGGTTTATACTGGTTTTGATTCTTTCTGCTCTTGCGTTGATCCTCCTGATGAGCTGGGTTAGGC is a window of Aspergillus nidulans FGSC A4 chromosome VI DNA encoding:
- a CDS encoding uncharacterized protein (transcript_id=CADANIAT00009944), with amino-acid sequence MSSCQFQLFPPPAPQGVPKNPFRRGPRQPSIDIQSTSASPLEDLSGKESEAKAVVFQVVEPRSIKTMPEAHVPPLPPRSATPKLRHPPSTESLYSSSPQETRGKSLANGVNSPSPPPSVDHYDELDLRLATSPPQPSVSPVIPIMSMFPQFNPDAPLNQQQYNDRISNNFSRPRPRPAGLKLNITPAPEIDRVLGPKTVPADVHNFPPSMHSPVEIQYSSLEQLKTLWEAANGQRADNLLKAYTLRMERIDPATFVFGDPKSPFYTMQTYSTNEISMTRGNPSISNSNIPIMMLQLEDRRRREPPNDGLVSHLFSRLAAMLAIDQATELSRQHQLAPPDAAEVEANALKRAAALESCKLSWNAIKRIYELRHPSLQQNIGALHISVSTPTTTNTGDRQIQSRELGQSRAPTILVTVPLPKNSVDVAAVASPRTSTLPLSGSESESDEPLASLDLRTMTLSVSAVTINNTIPSLYAIDSVVAAILAVAVSDVSTNPVLADMAFYNLARAQKETEMQPPQPPQPAHTNRPRLFATLAERDDTDNDNNDTPSVPLPPRSQTLLQTPPRSRIHRKWFPSLSSLRSSIAISRRRRAKAKADSLTPAAEEIDLEKYGINTSSSMSMKKETTKGRKGTEEELPGLARGILRLMSWGFKLMFWGVKVALNILGWMLGFVIRRVTGA